In Pelmatolapia mariae isolate MD_Pm_ZW linkage group LG8, Pm_UMD_F_2, whole genome shotgun sequence, one genomic interval encodes:
- the LOC134633320 gene encoding zinc finger protein 567-like isoform X1 — MNRMENDISEGKSTNSSGATLSLTALRLLVPPLRLVSAAVWQTIQQKVIADYGMLEEFVSMVTDILPELLTSRQRTELSLGLRARLILELCQREAPADFEIIQPHLDRMQVLINTWLVEAGGTNVELPQSNFVDLVKSLQNDAEEREHFFQNVFPVEFGPAYDETLHTLMCLFLSRFEKILHLQSFQQVASVFGEASSALKDCMQLVSQCEELKTLLQYQKHHSQLDHIDSSLDGEWIISALNLPCVEKTETLKTQAKGSILDELLFSSDLEKESLAPEQQTCETNDGKSDWTPEHNGTQLPLGDSTKHDENVNLQSQTDGSCCLIKECHVRLRRLDLPLSLQSRPVRSNRGLRMKKILQEVKGQLCGEALPADKSISTKAKQFERVSQMLSDNEDSGKDSSYMAPISTCSEDDSWSYYSDKDSCHNTVSRSPSVTDSWSHYSDDESSVVSPVNSFPESGSVCSSSDEDPSFLGPKDVSDSSRNRGTAGIKHSSTKHTRLIQCFICKEHVNTTLRTHMKTHFPTNDYACPRCDSRFKLLSSLKKHLNKTCYEYAQQHVDPGNPDEVKNLYKCDICQEAFKYKVALQKHTLTHNELYCNVCRKVLRDAATLARHKVSHTPFQCNRCDKSFSLFKPLLKHYENIHKVSRPFKCSHCPKTLPRLRFLIIHEWHHTGHLPFRCAQCSLRFKCDSELMYHERVHTREKPYLCAECGKTFAQRSNMLRHLHFIHSESRNEKKHSCSQCEKSFKEKGALKKHQRSKHLHELFRNPCPTCGKMLSASTMKRHKLIHTGERPFKCTVPECEKYYRSTSEVKKHILIHHTTERPYKCDICGKGFVKMWYLNVHARIHSGEKPFVCHICGKAFLKAYSMFRHKRLLHTFVTH; from the exons ATGAACAGGATGGAAAATGATATTTCAGAAGGAAAATCTACTAACTCTTCAG GTGCAACACTCTCCCTCACTGCCCTCCGCCTCCTGGTCCCACCACTTCGGTTGGTCTCAGCAGCCGTCTGGCAGACCATCCAGCAAAAAGTTATAGCTGATTACGGGATGCTTGAGGAGTTTGTGTCTATGGTTACAGACATTCTTCCAGAGCTGCTCACCAGCCGCCAGCGGACTGAACTCAGCCTGGGCCTCAGAGCACGG CTGATCCTGGAGTTATGCCAGCGTGAAGCTCCCGCTGACTTTGAGATCATTCAGCCACACTTGGACAGGATGCAAGTGCTCATCAATACATGGCTAGTGGAG GCTGGTGGTACTAATGTAGAACTGCCACAATCAAACTTTGTGGATCTTGTAAAGAGCTTGCAGAATGATGCTGAAGAAAGAGAGCACTTCTTTCAG AATGTTTTCCCTGTAGAGTTTGGTCCTGCATACGATGAAACACTTCACACTTTGATGTGCCTGTTTTTATCCAGATTTGAAAAGATTCTTCATCTTCAGTCATTCCAGCAG GTTGCCTCCGTGTTTGGTGAAGCTTCTTCTGCTCTCAAGGACTGCATGCAGTTGGTGTCTCAGTGTGAAGAGCTCAAAACTCTGCTGCAGTATCAAAAACACCATAGCCAACTAGATCATATAG atAGTTCTCTGGATGGTGAGTGGATCATTTCAGCTCTAAACCTTCCCTGtgtagaaaaaacagaaacgcTTAAAACACAAGCAAAGGGCAGCATTTTGGATGAATTGTTATTTTCATCAGATTTGGAAAAGGAATCACTGGCTCCAGAACAGCAGACGTGTGAGACCAATGATGGTAAAAGTGATTGGACTCCTGAGCACAATGGAACACAGTTGCCTTTAGGAGATTCAACAAAACATGACGAAAATGTAAATCTTCAAAGTCAGACAGATGGTTCTTGTTGCCTAATCAAAGAGTGCCACGTTCGTCTAAGAAGACTTGACCTGCCACTGTCTTTACAGTCTCGACCTGTGAGATCAAACAGAGGCCTAAGAATGAAAAAGATTCTCCAAGAGGTGAAAGGACAACTCTGCGGAGAGGCCCTGCCTGCTGACAAATCTATTTCCACGAAAGCAAAACAGTTCGAGAGGGTTTCTCAAATGCTGTCAGACAATGAGGATTCAGGCAAAGACTCCTCATACATGGCTCCCATCAGTACTTGCAGTGAAGATGACTCCTGGTCTTACTACTCGGATAAGGACTCTTGTCATAACACTGTTAGTAGAAGTCCCAGTGTAACTGATTCATGGTCTCACTACTCAGACGATGAGTCTTCAGTTGTGAGTCCTGTTAATAGTTTCCCTGAAAGTGGTTCAGTTTGTAGCAGCTCAGATGAGGACCCTTCGTTCCTGGGTCCTAAAGATGTGTCAGATTCTAGCAGAAATCGGGGCACTGCTGGCATAAAGCATAGCTCTACCAAACACACTCGTTTAATCCAGTGCTTTATCTGCAAAGAGCATGTCAACACAACCCTGAGAACTCACATGAAAACCCACTTTCCCACCAATGACTACGCGTGCCCTCGATGCGATAGCAGGTTTAAACTCCTATCCTCTCTGAAGAAGCACTTGAATAAGACTTGTTATGAATATGCTCAGCAGCATGTAGATCCAGGGAATCCAGATGAAGTCAAGAATCTTTACAAATGTGACATATGCCAAGAGGCGTTCAAGTACAAAGTTGCTCTGCAAAAGCATACACTGACCCACAATGAGCTCTACTGCAACGTATGCAGAAAGGTCCTTCGAGATGCTGCAACGCTGGCAAGGCACAAAGTTTCACACACCCCATTTCAGTGCAACCGCTGCGACAAGTCCTTCAGTCTTTTCAAGCCCTTACTCAAACATTATGAAAACATCCATAAAGTCAGCAGACCGTTCAAATGCAGCCATTGTCCCAAAACTCTCCCCAGGCTGCGATTTTTAATCATACATGAATGGCACCACACAGGCCACCTGCCGTTCCGGTGTGCTCAGTGCAGCCTGAGATTCAAATGTGATTCCGAGCTCATGTACCACGAGAGGGTCCACACCAGAGAGAAACCCTATCTGTGTGCAGAGTGCGGCAAGACGTTCGCCCAAAGGTCCAACATGTTGCGCCACCTGCACTTCATCCACAGCGAGTCTCGAAATGAGAAGAAGCACTCTTGCTCTCAGTGCGAGAAGTCCTTTAAAGAGAAAGGAGCGCTGAAAAAGCACCAGAGGAGCAAACACTTACACGAGTTGTTCCGTAATCCATGTCCGACCTGCGGGAAGATGCTTTCGGCATCAACGATGAAAAGGCATAAATTAATCCACACTGGAGAAAGACCTTTCAAATGCACTGTGCCTGAATGCGAAAAGTACTACAGATCAACCTCAGAGGTTAAGAAACACATTCTCATACACCATACCACAGAGAGACCGTATAAATGTGACATCTGTGGAAAGGGGTTTGTAAAAATGTGGTATCTCAATGTACATGCTAGAATACATTCAGGAGAAAAACCATTTGTTTGCCATATTTGTGGCAAGGCGTTCCTAAAGGCCTACAGCATGTTCAGGCACAAAAGACTTCTACATACATTTGTTACACATTAA
- the LOC134633320 gene encoding zinc finger protein 708-like isoform X2, with amino-acid sequence MMLKKESTSFRFEKILHLQSFQQVASVFGEASSALKDCMQLVSQCEELKTLLQYQKHHSQLDHIDSSLDGEWIISALNLPCVEKTETLKTQAKGSILDELLFSSDLEKESLAPEQQTCETNDGKSDWTPEHNGTQLPLGDSTKHDENVNLQSQTDGSCCLIKECHVRLRRLDLPLSLQSRPVRSNRGLRMKKILQEVKGQLCGEALPADKSISTKAKQFERVSQMLSDNEDSGKDSSYMAPISTCSEDDSWSYYSDKDSCHNTVSRSPSVTDSWSHYSDDESSVVSPVNSFPESGSVCSSSDEDPSFLGPKDVSDSSRNRGTAGIKHSSTKHTRLIQCFICKEHVNTTLRTHMKTHFPTNDYACPRCDSRFKLLSSLKKHLNKTCYEYAQQHVDPGNPDEVKNLYKCDICQEAFKYKVALQKHTLTHNELYCNVCRKVLRDAATLARHKVSHTPFQCNRCDKSFSLFKPLLKHYENIHKVSRPFKCSHCPKTLPRLRFLIIHEWHHTGHLPFRCAQCSLRFKCDSELMYHERVHTREKPYLCAECGKTFAQRSNMLRHLHFIHSESRNEKKHSCSQCEKSFKEKGALKKHQRSKHLHELFRNPCPTCGKMLSASTMKRHKLIHTGERPFKCTVPECEKYYRSTSEVKKHILIHHTTERPYKCDICGKGFVKMWYLNVHARIHSGEKPFVCHICGKAFLKAYSMFRHKRLLHTFVTH; translated from the exons ATGATGCTGAAGAAAGAGAGCACTTCTTTCAG ATTTGAAAAGATTCTTCATCTTCAGTCATTCCAGCAG GTTGCCTCCGTGTTTGGTGAAGCTTCTTCTGCTCTCAAGGACTGCATGCAGTTGGTGTCTCAGTGTGAAGAGCTCAAAACTCTGCTGCAGTATCAAAAACACCATAGCCAACTAGATCATATAG atAGTTCTCTGGATGGTGAGTGGATCATTTCAGCTCTAAACCTTCCCTGtgtagaaaaaacagaaacgcTTAAAACACAAGCAAAGGGCAGCATTTTGGATGAATTGTTATTTTCATCAGATTTGGAAAAGGAATCACTGGCTCCAGAACAGCAGACGTGTGAGACCAATGATGGTAAAAGTGATTGGACTCCTGAGCACAATGGAACACAGTTGCCTTTAGGAGATTCAACAAAACATGACGAAAATGTAAATCTTCAAAGTCAGACAGATGGTTCTTGTTGCCTAATCAAAGAGTGCCACGTTCGTCTAAGAAGACTTGACCTGCCACTGTCTTTACAGTCTCGACCTGTGAGATCAAACAGAGGCCTAAGAATGAAAAAGATTCTCCAAGAGGTGAAAGGACAACTCTGCGGAGAGGCCCTGCCTGCTGACAAATCTATTTCCACGAAAGCAAAACAGTTCGAGAGGGTTTCTCAAATGCTGTCAGACAATGAGGATTCAGGCAAAGACTCCTCATACATGGCTCCCATCAGTACTTGCAGTGAAGATGACTCCTGGTCTTACTACTCGGATAAGGACTCTTGTCATAACACTGTTAGTAGAAGTCCCAGTGTAACTGATTCATGGTCTCACTACTCAGACGATGAGTCTTCAGTTGTGAGTCCTGTTAATAGTTTCCCTGAAAGTGGTTCAGTTTGTAGCAGCTCAGATGAGGACCCTTCGTTCCTGGGTCCTAAAGATGTGTCAGATTCTAGCAGAAATCGGGGCACTGCTGGCATAAAGCATAGCTCTACCAAACACACTCGTTTAATCCAGTGCTTTATCTGCAAAGAGCATGTCAACACAACCCTGAGAACTCACATGAAAACCCACTTTCCCACCAATGACTACGCGTGCCCTCGATGCGATAGCAGGTTTAAACTCCTATCCTCTCTGAAGAAGCACTTGAATAAGACTTGTTATGAATATGCTCAGCAGCATGTAGATCCAGGGAATCCAGATGAAGTCAAGAATCTTTACAAATGTGACATATGCCAAGAGGCGTTCAAGTACAAAGTTGCTCTGCAAAAGCATACACTGACCCACAATGAGCTCTACTGCAACGTATGCAGAAAGGTCCTTCGAGATGCTGCAACGCTGGCAAGGCACAAAGTTTCACACACCCCATTTCAGTGCAACCGCTGCGACAAGTCCTTCAGTCTTTTCAAGCCCTTACTCAAACATTATGAAAACATCCATAAAGTCAGCAGACCGTTCAAATGCAGCCATTGTCCCAAAACTCTCCCCAGGCTGCGATTTTTAATCATACATGAATGGCACCACACAGGCCACCTGCCGTTCCGGTGTGCTCAGTGCAGCCTGAGATTCAAATGTGATTCCGAGCTCATGTACCACGAGAGGGTCCACACCAGAGAGAAACCCTATCTGTGTGCAGAGTGCGGCAAGACGTTCGCCCAAAGGTCCAACATGTTGCGCCACCTGCACTTCATCCACAGCGAGTCTCGAAATGAGAAGAAGCACTCTTGCTCTCAGTGCGAGAAGTCCTTTAAAGAGAAAGGAGCGCTGAAAAAGCACCAGAGGAGCAAACACTTACACGAGTTGTTCCGTAATCCATGTCCGACCTGCGGGAAGATGCTTTCGGCATCAACGATGAAAAGGCATAAATTAATCCACACTGGAGAAAGACCTTTCAAATGCACTGTGCCTGAATGCGAAAAGTACTACAGATCAACCTCAGAGGTTAAGAAACACATTCTCATACACCATACCACAGAGAGACCGTATAAATGTGACATCTGTGGAAAGGGGTTTGTAAAAATGTGGTATCTCAATGTACATGCTAGAATACATTCAGGAGAAAAACCATTTGTTTGCCATATTTGTGGCAAGGCGTTCCTAAAGGCCTACAGCATGTTCAGGCACAAAAGACTTCTACATACATTTGTTACACATTAA
- the LOC134633322 gene encoding ER lumen protein-retaining receptor 2: MNIFRLTGDLSHLAAIIILLLKIWKTRSCAGISGKSQILFALVFTTRYLDLLTSFISLYNTTMKIIYIGCSYATVYLIYMKFKATYDGNHDTFRVEFLVVPVGGLAFLVNHDFSPLEILWTFSIYLESVAILPQLFMISKTGEAETITTHYLFFLGLYRALYLINWIWRFYFEGFFDMIAIVAGVVQTILYCDFFYLYVTKVLKGKKLSLPA, from the exons ATGAATATTTTCAGGCTAACCGGCGACCTCTCCCACTTAGCAGCTATCATCATCCTGCTGCTAAAAATATGGAAAACCAGGTCTTGTGCCG GTATTTCGGGAAAGAGTCAGATCTTGTTTGCCTTGGTGTTCACCACTCGATACCTTGACCTGCTCACATCGTTCATCTCTCTCTACAACACCACCATGAAG ATCATCTACATCGGATGTTCATACGCCACTGTGTACCTGATCTACATGAAGTTCAAGGCAACTTATGATGGAAACCATGACACGTTCAGAGTGGAGTTCCTGGTCGTCCCTGTTGGTGGCCTGGCTTTCCTGGTTAACCATGACTTCTCTCCTCTGGAG ATCCTGTGGACATTTTCTATCTACTTGGAGTCAGTGGCCATACTACCTCAGCTCTTCATGATCAGCAAGACGGGAGAAGCTGAGACCATCACCACCCACTACCTGTTCTTCCTGGGTCTGTACAGAGCTCTCTACCTCATCAACTGGATATGGAGGTTCTACTTTGAGGGCTTCTTTGATATGATTGCCATCGTTGCTGGAGTGGTGCAGACCATCCTCTACTGCGACTTCTTCTATTTGTATGTAACAAAAG TACTGAAAGGAAAGAAGCTGAGTCTGCCAGCCTAA